In one Zymoseptoria tritici IPO323 chromosome 10, whole genome shotgun sequence genomic region, the following are encoded:
- the CHS7 gene encoding chitin synthase, class (Chitin synthase, class VII), protein MLKPRDASNGVPPITDPWPVKDIVYVAIVGGVMLAALLEWILWLLAFIYCLVKVFQKADGESKWTIRILCVLNMVFFVGMRLIFLPIMMVTLPLPSQVVQYFPEEMVSVLQWFAFWSFAGLLTIPWLFCIYQLVTHNVGRERKIKTVLDENSAPKVVIIMPCYNEEPEILLRTVDSMVDCDYPPSCLHIFLSFDGDKENELYLNTLDKLGVPLTLESYPKSIDVTYRSCRVTVSRFPHGGKRSCQKRTYKLIDKVYAEYLRRNDNLFLLFIDSDCILDKVCIQNFVYEMELKPGSKKNMLAMTGVITSTSVKNTLITILQDMEYIHGQLFERSVESGCGAVTCLPGALTILRFSAFRKMAKFYFADKAEQCDDLFDYGKCHLGEDRWLTHLFMIGAQERYQIQMNTGAFCKTEAVQSFKSLLKQRRRWFLGFITNEVCMLTDPRLWTRYPLLLLIRLGQNTIRTTGLLFFIMVISILSTSQKIANLPIGFIAVSLGLNWVLMLYFGYRLGRYKIMLYPLMFVVNPFLNWIYMVYGIFTAGQRTWGGPRADAGGVDEKMTAAEVVAHAEATGNDLNVVPETFTHRTAHTTAPLMPSSHLEGRFAKPEHLPGGYYRHTNDSGALHSDMTPRHPLDIESRLTGPTRPAGTRESSTDSFLSSTNSIHTPRRVESIFAPDDALAYFARQADQAPPGGAYFEK, encoded by the exons ATGCTAAAACCACGAGACGCCAGCAATGGCGTGCCGCCCATCACAGACCCATGGCCGGTCAAAGACATCGTCTACGTCGCCATCGTGGGAGGCGTTATGCTGGCCGCGCTCCTCGAGTGGATCCTCTGGTTACTGGCCTTCATCTACTGCCTGGTGAAAGTCTTCCAAAAAGCCGATGGGGAAAGCAAATGGACGATCCGAATCCTCTGCGTTCTCAACatggtcttcttcgtcggcaTGCGGTTGATCTTCCTGCCGATCATGATGGTCACTCTGCCTCTACCTTCGCAAGTGGTGCAGTACTTTCCCGAGGAAATGGTCAGTGTGCTGCAGTGGTTCGCTTTCTGGTCTTTTGCGGGACTGTTGACGATTCCCTGGTTGTTCTGCATATACCAGCTTGTCACGCACAATGTGGGGAGGGAACGCAAGATCAAGACTGTGCTGGACGAGAACTCTGCGCCGAAAGTGGTTATCATCATGCCTTGCTACAATGAGGAGCCGGAGATTCTCCTACGGACCGTGGACTCGATGGTGGACTGCGACTACCCTCCCTCCTGCCTGCACATATTCCTCTCCTTTGATGGCGACAAGGAGAACGAGCTGTAcctcaacaccctcgacaAGCTCGGAGTGCCGCTCACATTGGAGTCCTACCCGAAGAGTATCGACGTTACTTACCGCAGCTGTCGTGTCACGGTGTCCCGCTTCCCGCATGGAGGGAAGAGGAGCTGTCAGAAGAGGACGTACAAGCTCATTGACAAAGTCTATGCGGAGTACCTTCGGCGGAACGACAATCTTTTCCTGCTTTTCATCGATTCGGACTGCATTCTGGACAAGGTCTGCATTCAGAATTTCGTGTACGAGATGGAGCTCAAGCCGGGAAGCAAGAAGAATATGCTGGCGATGACTGGTGTGATTACTTCCACTTCGGTGAAGAATACTCTGATCACGATACTTCAG GACATGGAATACATCCACGGCCAACTCTTCGAGCGCTCCGTCGAATCCGGCTGCGGCGCTGTCACTTGTCTCCCAGGAGCCCTGACCATCCTCCGCTTCTCAGCCTTTCGCAAAATGGCCAAATTCTACTTCGCAGACAAAGCCGAGCAATGCGACGACCTCTTCGACTACGGCAAATGTCACCTCGGAGAAGATCGATGGCTCACACACTTATTCATGATCGGCGCCCAAGAGCGCTACCAAATCCAGATGAACACCGGGGCATTTTGCAAAACCGAAGCAGTCCAATCCTTCAAAAGCCTTCTCAAACAACGTCGCCGCTGGTTTCTAGGCTTCATAACGAACGAAGTCTGCATGCTAACCGACCCCCGCCTCTGGACCCGctaccctctcctcctcctcatccgcctcgGCCAAAACACAATCCGCACCACCGGcctgctcttcttcatcatggtcatctccatcctctccacttCGCAGAAAATCGCCAACCTCCCCATCGGCTTCATCGCCGTCTCCCTCGGCCTCAATTGGGTGCTTATGCTGTACTTCGGATACCGTCTTGGCCGGTACAAAATTATGCTGTACCCGCTCATGTTCGTCGTGAACCCTTTCCTCAATTGGATATACATGGTTTATGGCATTTTCACCGCCGGGCAGAGGACGTGGGGAGGACCGAGGGCGGATGCGGGAGGGGTCGATGAGAAGATGACGGCTGCGGAGGTGGTTGCGCACGCTGAAGCCACAGGGAACGATCTCAATGTGGTGCCGGAGACGTTCACCCATCGCACCGCCCATACCACCGCGCCGCTCATGCCGAGCTCGCACCTTGAAGGCCGCTTCGCAAAGCCGGAACATTTACCTGGAGGTTACTACCGCCACACCAACGACTCCGGCGCTTTACACTCGGACATGACGCCCCGCCATCCCTTGGACATCGAATCTCGCCTCACGGGCCCTACTCGTCCCGCAGGAACTCGAGAAAGCAGCACCGACTCCTTTCTCTCCTCCACAAACTCCATCCATACCCCCCGCCGAGTCGAATCGATTTTCGCTCCCGACGATGCACTGGCGTATTTCGCACGACAAGCGGACCAAGCGCCGCCGGGGGGAGCGTACTTTGAGAAG